A genomic region of Lytechinus pictus isolate F3 Inbred chromosome 2, Lp3.0, whole genome shotgun sequence contains the following coding sequences:
- the LOC129276705 gene encoding alanine--tRNA ligase, cytoplasmic-like: MDASLTSKDIRQIFIDYHVKLNDLPHDFWRSSSVIPLDDPTLLFANAGMNQFKPIFQGTVDPNSDLGRLARAVNSQKCIRAGGKHNDLDDVGKDVYHHTFFEMLGTWSFGDYFKKESCEMSWKLLTEVYKLPAERMYITYFGGDAKAGLEPDLECKQIWLDLGIPEERVMPFGMKDNFWEMGEVGPCGPCTEIHFDRIGDRDARAMVNMDVPDVLEIWNLVFTQFNRETDGSLKVLPKKCVDTGMGLERITSVIQGKPSNYDTDLFKPIFDAIHKATGVREYTGHVGAEDVDGIDMAYRVVADHIRTLTIALSDGGRPDNVGRGYVLRRILRRAVRFATEKLNAKQGLFASLITIVQDLLGEAFPEVMKDPQMVMDVLNEEEAQFLKTLNRGRRVLEKTISRLGPDCKVLPGQAAWLLYDTYGFPVDLTGLMVEEKGMSVDCAAYEEAKKKAQLLSQGKGSGVDDTIGLDVHSINELQEKRKVPPTNDSFKYKYESNDGSYTFDSTVGTVIALRKDRQFVEEVSHGEDCGVLLDQTCFYAESGGQIYDEGFMEKEGDRDVEFRVTNVQVKGGYCLHIGKVSAVGDTTKIRVGDKLNLYIDEVRRRPVMSNHTGTHVLNFALRKVLGEADQRGSLVAPDRLRFDFSAKGALNTAQIKEAEEIANQVISKKETVYARVTPLVEAKAIQGLRAIFDETYPDPVRVLSVGIPVEDLTADPAGPGGTITSVEFCGGTHVRNAGDIGTFVITSEEAIAKGIRRIVAITGQDADKANVRAEGLEKQVEALAAKIQAKEAKMTQKILSKAVYELGNDLNVAIVPQWRKDTMRNRLKELKKCLDDMDKAKKAEMLQNAKEKAKELIASNPDIPFLVARLEAGSNSKALDAALKEFKSKSPKTSAMLVSVDQEANKILCLAQVPKDAVSKGLKANEWVQEVAGIMGGKGGGRDVSAQATGDQTGVVDQVLEMAQKFAQLKLGS, encoded by the exons ATGGATGCCAGTCTCACCTCAAAAGATATTCGTCAAATCTTCATTGACTACCATGTGAAGCTGAATGATCTCCCTCATGACTTCTGGAGGTCATCTTCTGTCATCCCTCTGGATGATCCAACCCTTCTCTTCGCCAATGCTGGTATGAATCAG TTCAAGCCAATCTTCCAAGGGACAGTAGACCCTAACAGTGACCTTGGAAGGTTGGCCCGTGCTGTCAACAGTCAGAAGTGCATCCGTGCTGGTGGCAAGCACAATGACCTTGATGATGTGGGCAAGGATGTCTACCATCATACATTCTTTGAGATGTTGGGCACCTGGTCATTCGGCGACTACTTCAAG AAAGAGTCTTGTGAAATGTCTTGGAAGCTGCTAACCGAGGTCTACAAGCTCCCTGCTGAGAGGATGTATATCACATACTTTGGAGGAGATGCCAAGGCAGGGCTTGAACCAGACCTGGAATGCAAGCAGATCTGGCTTGATCTAGG GATACCTGAAGAGCGTGTGATGCCATTTGGCATGAAGGATAACTTCTGGGAGATGGGAGAAGTAGGCCCATGTGGGCCGTGTACCGAGATCCACTTTGATCGTATTGGGGATCGTGATGCCCGTGCCATGGTCAATATGGATGTGCCTGACGTGCTGGAGATCTGGAACCTTGTATTCACGCAGTTCAACAG AGAGACAGATGGCTCACTGAAGGTTCTACCCAAGAAGTGTGTTGACACTGGAATGGGTTTGGAGAGGATAACATCAGTCATTCAGGGAAAGCCATCTAACTATGATACTGATCTTTTCAAGCCTATCTTTGATGCTATCCATAAG GCAACTGGTGTCCGTGAGTACACAGGGCATGTTGGAGCAGAGGATGTAGATGGTATTGACATGGCATACAGGGTTGTAGCTGATCATATCCGTACATTGACCATTGCTCTCTCAGATGGGGGCAGACCAGATAATGTTGGAAGAGG TTATGTTTTAAGAAGAATCCTGCGTCGTGCTGTTCGCTTCGCCACAGAAAAGCTGAATGCCAAGCAAGGACTATTTGCTTCTCTTATTACAATTGTTCAAGATTTATTG GGCGAAGCATTCCCCGAGGTCATGAAAGATCCTCAGATGGTGATGGATGTCTTGAATGAGGAAGAGGCTCAGTTTCTCAAGACCCTCAATAGAGGGCGCCGTGTACTGGAGAAGACCATCTCTCGACTTGGCCCTGATTGCAAAGTCCTACCAG GTCAAGCAGCATGGCTACTGTACGACACCTATGGGTTCCCTGTGGATCTGACCGGTCTCATGGTAGAAGAGAAAGGGATGTCTGTTGACTGTGCAGCATATGAAGAGGCCAAGAAGAAAGCCCAG TTACTATCACAAGGTAAGGGTTCGGGTGTGGATGATACCATCGGCCTTGATGTCCATTCTATCAATGAATTACAAGAGAAGAGGAAGGTGCCTCCAACCAACGACTCCTTTAAATACAAGTATGAGAGCAACGATGGTTCATACA CTTTTGATTCAACTGTAGGTACAGTGATAGCTCTAAGGAAGGATAGGCAGTTTGTAGAGGAGGTCAGCCATGGGGAAGACTGTGGAGTACTCTTAGACCAAACATGCTTCTATGCAGAGTCTGGTGGCCAGATCTATGATGAGGGCTTCATGGAGAAAGAAGGAGACAGG GATGTAGAGTTCCGGGTAACCAATGTCCAAGTGAAAGGAGGCTACTGTCTTCACATTGGAAAGGTATCAGCAGTCGGAGACACAACTAAAATTAGAGTTGGAGATAAGCTGAATCTCTACATTGATGAG GTGAGAAGAAGACCGGTGATGAGCAACCACACTGGGACTCATGTCTTGAACTTTGCCCTCCGCAAGGTGCTAGGTGAGGCAGACCAACGAGGATCACTCGTAGCACCAGACAGGCTACGATTTGATTTCAGTGCAAAG GGAGCTCTGAATACTGCGCAGATCAAAGAGGCTGAAGAGATCGCCAATCAGGTCATATCAAAGAAGGAAACCGTCTATGCCAGGGTCACACCTCTCGTTGAAGCCAAGGCAATCCAAGGGTTACGTGCTATATTTGATGAG ACCTATCCCGATCCAGTCCGAGTCCTGTCCGTGGGTATACCAGTTGAAGATTTGACCGCTGATCCTGCAGGGCCTGGTGGGACCATCACATCGGTGGAGTTCTGTGGTGGAAC CCATGTCCGCAATGCTGGTGACATAGGAACCTTTGTGATAACGTCTGAGGAAGCCATAGCCAAGGGAATCAGAAGGATAGTGGCCATTACTGGACAAGATGCTGATAAG GCAAATGTTCGTGCAGAAGGCTTAGAAAAGCAGGTAGAAGCTCTCGCTGCCAAGATCCAAGCCAAAGAAGCTAAAATGACACAGAAAATACTCTCAAAGGCTGTTTATGAGCTTGGAAAT gaTCTGAATGTAGCGATTGTTCCTCAGTGGAGGAAAGATACGATGCGCAACCGACTCAAAGAGCTCAAGAAGTGCCTTGATGATATGGATAAAGCAAAGAAAGCAGAGATGCTACAAAAT GCCAAAGAGAAAGCGAAGGAGCTAATTGCCAGCAACCCTGACATCCCGTTCCTTGTGGCACGACTAGAGGCTGGCTCCAACAGCAAAGCCTTGGATGCTGCACTCAAGGAATTCAAGAGCAAGTCCCCCAAGACCTCTGCCATGCTTGTCAGCGTGGATCAGGAAGCTAACAAGATCCTATGCCTGGCCCAAGTTCCCAAG GATGCAGTGAGCAAGGGACTAAAGGCCAACGAATGGGTGCAGGAAGTGGCAGGCATCATGGGAGGAAAGGGCGGAGGTCGCGACGTGTCCGCACAGGCCACGGGAGATCAAACGGGAGTTGTTGACCAAGTTTTAGAGATGGCACAAAAGTTTGCTCAACTTAAATTAGGCAGTTAA